AAGGAAATGACCATATAGGCCAGGCGTTGCAAGACTGGCAGGTTCTTGCTGGAGATAGCTACTAGCGTGGCGCCGGCGAAAGCGCCGATCAGCGCATTACCGTCAATGCCGGGAAACAGCGTCGACAAACCGATGCCGGCGGCACTGGTGACGACCAGGGTGGTGGTGCTGGGTTCTGCCATAGGGTGTTGCTCCATTTTCAATCCCAGAGATTGACGACCTGGGCGGTTTTAGTAGGGGTTGCAGTAGGTTCTGGCAGGTTGACCAGGAGGCCGTGCGGCAGGATCGGCCCGTAGTCGGCCAGGCCGGGATTGAGTTCGAGCGCCGCCTCGACCACATTGGCGGTGGCGCCCAGGTGCCGCCAGCACAGCAGGTCCAGCGTGTCGTGCTGTTGGGCGCGTACCTGCATCAGATCAGCTCGACCGTCATGTGGGACCGACCGACAATGTCTGCAATCGCCCAATGAGTGTTACGGCGTTGCTCGGACGGGGCGTTGTCCAGCGCTTCCATCATCTTTTTATCGGATAGGGAAGAGGCGGTGCTGTCGAAGTCGCGGTAACGCTCGGTGAGATCCGCCTTGGCCCAGCTATAGACGGCGCGCCGGTAGTGGGCAATGTTGACGCTTTCACGATTGACCCGGTCCGCCGGCACAGCGGCCAGCGAGGCAAAGCCAGCGGCGATTTGCAACAGCTTCCAGTCGCGCAGCTCGGCGTTGACGTGCAAGACGGCGTCGACAATTGCCTGCGTCAATCGCGGACTGGTGACAGTGCCGTCAAGACGCATATTGTCGCGCACGTCCTGCAAGACGATATCAGGATAGAAACCGTCGTTTTCGACACTGCCGGCTTCTGGCAAGCTGACAACAGCGCCGGCAGAGGGTGGCGCGAAGGCTATAAAACTCATGTGGGGTTCTTTCGTCATCGACTGCTGGAGAAGAAAATCGGCGGTGGGCGGGCGTCAGAAAGAAATCGCAATGATTCAATCATCGACCCGCGCCGCCGTGCGCCAGGGGGTGCTCGTTTAGCCGGGGACGGCTTTAATCATGCGGGCGCGCAAGCGATCCATCGTTTGCTTGACGCCGACACCAGGGAACAAGGTCACGGCTCGGTCCATCAGCGCGTGGGCCACTTCCGCCTGCGGTAGCTGTGACGCCTTGAGCAGTTCATCGCCGGGTTGGTCGAGAACGGCAAGCATGGCGTAAGCATTGGCCTTCAGCAGCTTGGCGCGTGCCTGGTCCGGTGCATCGCAGTGTTCCGTCAGTTGCTGCACCTGGGTCAGCATCTCGATAGCGAGAATGGGATCGCCCGCCAGCTTGCCCTTGAGGAAAGCGGCAGAAAACTCATCCAGCAGCATCGTCGGAATGTCGCGGTTGAACTGGTCCGGCAAGGTCAGCTTGTGATTGAGCGCATAGCGCGCCATCTCGACCGCCCGCGCATACTCGCCGCAGTCGATATGCCACACCAGGAGCGCCGTAAAAACATCGTCCTGGCCGCCTTGGCCCTTGGACAGCACGCCGTCGATCCAGTCCTGATATTCCGGCAACAACGTGGCTTTTACTTCGATCTTGCGTTCCATCGACTGAATGTTGCTCAAGCTGCGGCGGTCGTTTGCCAGCTTGTAGAGCATCATCTCGTAGGCGCTACCATGCGTCACACCGCCAGGTTGGGCTTCGGCGGCGGCACGCTCGGCGAGGATGCGCGCCTTGTGGCGCTGGGCGGGAGAAAGGTCCGCCATCTCAGGCCACCAACTGGATATTTTCGACCATGGCGCCCAGGCCGTAATCTTCAATTACATACGCATCATTGGACGATTCGTAGTTTTCGATACGATCTCTCTTGGCTTCATCGACCACGCGACGGCGGCGGCCACCTTCTTGCCAGTAGATCGACAGGTTGTCGAAACGGGTAATCAGGATCGCATTGTCCGGGAAATACGGGACCGTCACCGCCTGCAAGCCGCCTATTCTCTTCTGGCTGATGACGATATCGGCGGCCAGGGTCTCGGTCGGCGCCTGCTTGGTGTTCACCAGCGGGAAATATTTGTCATGCAACAGCGCCCGGCCTACGATGGCCACTAAACCGCTGTCTTTCTGATACCAGGGATCGAGCAAGTTGATGGCGTCGAATACGGTCGCGTCCAGATTGGCGTAGTCGCCGCCGGTGCCGATCACCACCTTACCGGCGGTCTTACCCTCATGCAGCACGCGCTGTGGCGCTTGCCGGCGGTAGTGTTCCAGCCAGCCAATATTGACATCCTCCAGCATGGGGTTTTTCATAATGTCGGTATCGGCGGCGACACTGGTTCCATGAAAACCGATCACCATGCGATCTAGCGACTGGCGTTGCAGGATGTTGTTGGCAATACGTTGCTGGAAATCGGGGAATTTCGCCCAGGCGTCGAGCTTGGCGTAGCCGATATGCGTATCGAAATTCGTTTTTTCGCAGCGGTAGCGTTGGTTGTCCATCGTGGACAGATCGCGGGTCTTACGGTCGGCCTTATCGGTGTTGGTACGGCTGGCAATCGGACCGGAAATGCCGAGGCCCAGCTTTTCGCTTTCCAATTCGGTCACGCCGATAATATTGACGCTTTTGAGGAAGTCGCTCGATTCCTGCATTTTGGTTTCCAGCTTCTGCTGGATGCTCGGATCGACACCGAAGACTTGGGCAACGCTGGTGGTGTCGTTCAGTTGCGCCAGGCGGGCGGTGTATTTGTCGAAGGCTAAGCGGGTCTGCTTTTTCATATGGGTGACTCCTGAATGGTTGGGCGGTAATCGTGTTGGTGCTGGCCGGCTAGTGTTTAGAAATCAGTTTCTGCCATGCCGTCGCCGCCGGTGGCCGCTGGCCGGCTCTTGGGATTCGCATCGGTCGATTCGACCTTTTGGCGGAAAGCTGCGAACTCTTCGTTCGTCTTCTTCAGGGCGGCTTCCAAGGTATCGACGCGGGTCTTTTCTTCCGCGAATTCGTCGGCGCTCAGATTCGCATGGGTTGCCAGCGTCTCGACGGCGCCCACCAGTTCACTGATGCGCGCATCGTCGCTGGAGGTCTTGTTAGTAAAGCGTTTCAACAGGTTTTTAACGGCGTCGGACAATTTATTTCCTTCAGGTTCGGTTGGGGTGTCTTCAAATTCCAGCGTTGTTTCTTCTGCCGCCGAGAACAGGTTGCCGGGGTTCTTGGTGGCGAACGATAAAACCTCAGTGCCAAGGCTGGCGGGGCTGTCGGTCACGGCCAGGCCGACCAGGTAGGCTTCGCCGGTGTCGGAGAATTTCGGATTGATTTCGATGCTGGTGTAGATTTTTTGGCGTGCCTTATTCATGGCGACTAATTCCGGCGTGGGCGAAATCTGCGCGTACAACGCCAGCTTCTTGACGCCGCCCAGCTCGACTTCCTCGGCTTTCACTGCGGTCACATCGCCATAGGCTTTGAAGGCGCCATCGGCCCAGGTGCTGCGCAGATGTTCGACCCAGATGCGGGCGCCATAGACCTGCGGATCGAAATTCGCGGCCATCTGTTCAATGAATGCGCGGTCGATGACACGGCCATCGGTGGTGGCGCCTTCCACGGCAACGCGGAAGAATTTGGATTTTGTTGGAGCGGTGGAGGTCGGCTTTGCCATGGTGTCGGTATTTGGGAAGTTCGAATACCGCCATGGTCGGCGTTGCTGCGCGTGGAAACAATCGGCAGCGGGTTGATAACAACCTTACTGACTTTCCGACAAGGGCTTTTACAGACGTTGCCCTCTACGCTTGCGGCATGTTAATCAAACCTGTCCAATTCAAACCAGCCAAACGTGCCGCCGCGCGCGCGCCAGGCATACCGACTGACGATCCCGCCGCGTTGCGCGACGCCGCCCGCAGCCTGTACTGGCAGGGCTGGCGCATCTCATCCATCGCCAAACACCTCAACATCAAACGCAGTACCGTCGCCAGCTGGAAAGAGCGCGACAAGTGGCACTTGTCCACGGCGATCGATCGCGTGGAAGGGCAGATCGAAGCGCGCATGGTCCAGCTGGTCGGCAAGGAAGTAAAAACCGGCAGTGACTTCAAGGAAATCGACTTACTCACGCGCTCCCTGGTGCAGATGTCGCGCAAGCGCCGGTATGACGGCGGTGGCAACGAGGCGGATCTCAATCCGAACCTGGACAAGAGAAATGCCGGCCCGAAGAAGAAGCCGACCCGCAACGAATTCAGCGAAGAGCAACAAAGCCTGCTACTGGATGCCTTCCGCGACTCGCTGTTCGACTACCAGAAGGTTTGGCATCGCAACGGCCACGAGCGTACCCGCATCATTCTGAAATCGCGCCAGATCGGTGCGACCTGGTATTTCGCCCGCGAGGCGCTGGCCGACGCGCTGGCGACCGGCCGCAATCAGATTTTCCTGTCGGCGTCGAAGGCGCAGGCGCATGTATTTAAACAGTACATCGTCCAGTTCGCCAAGGAAGCAGCCGGCGTGGAGTTGTCCGGCGACCCGATTGTGCTGCCGAACGGCGCGCATCTGTATTTTCTGGGGACCAGCGCCAGGACCGCCCAGGGCTACCACGGCAATTTCTATTTTGACGAATTTTTCTGGACCCACAATTTTACCGAGCTGAACAAAGTGGCATCCGGTATGGCGATTCAAGCGAAGTGGCGTAAAACCTATTTTTCGACACCGTCATCGATCAATCACCAGGCGTATCCGTTCTGGGCAGGTAAAGAATTCAGCGACCGGCTCCAGAAAGCCAAAAAGGCCAAGATCGATATCTCGCACTTGAAGCTATCGAGCGGCTTTACGGGCGAGGACAAGATCTGGCGACAGATCGTGACGATCCTGGACGCGGAAGCGGGCGGCTGCAATCTGTTCGACCTCGACCATCTGCGCGACTACGAATACAGTCCGGACCAGTTCGACAACCTGCTGATGTGTAATTTTATCGATGACAACCAGTCGATATTTCCGCAGGCTGAGTTACAGCGTTGCATGGTCGATTCCTGGGAGGTCTGGGACGATGTGAAACAGTTTGCGGCACGGCCCTTTGGCTATCGCCCGGTCTGGATCGGTTACGACCCTTCGCTGTCCGGCGACAGCGCCGGCTGCGTGGTGCTGGCGCCGCCGCTGGTCGCTGGCGGCAAGTTCCGCGTGCTGGAGCGTCACCAATGGCGCGGTATGGATTTTGCCGCGCAGGCCGAATCGATCCGGCAAATGACCCTGCGTTACCAGGTCGAGTACATCGGCATCGATACGACCGGCATGGGGATTGGCGTATTCCCCATCGTTAAACAGTTCTTCCCGAACGCGACCGCGATCAACTATTCGCCCGAAGTCAAGACCCGCATGGTGCTGAAGGCCAAGGATGTCATCAGCAAGGGCCGTCTCGAATTCGACGCCGGCGCTACGGACCTGTCAGCCGCCTTCATGACAATCCGCAAGACCTTAACGGCCAGTGGCCGACAAGTCACCTATGACGCAGGTCGCACCGCCGAGACCGGTCACGCCGACTTGGCCTGGGCCTGCATGCACGCGCTCGATCACGAACCGATTGAGGGCGTCTCTGAAAACACCCAATCCTTTATGGAGATTTACAC
The sequence above is a segment of the Collimonas sp. PA-H2 genome. Coding sequences within it:
- a CDS encoding putative holin, giving the protein MAEPSTTTLVVTSAAGIGLSTLFPGIDGNALIGAFAGATLVAISSKNLPVLQRLAYMVISLAIGYLAAPEVISNTPLKQSGVAAFFASAAAIALTLHGIDLIKTIELPAWLRKGGGHD
- a CDS encoding tail protein X, whose product is MQVRAQQHDTLDLLCWRHLGATANVVEAALELNPGLADYGPILPHGLLVNLPEPTATPTKTAQVVNLWD
- a CDS encoding head completion/stabilization protein, producing the protein MSFIAFAPPSAGAVVSLPEAGSVENDGFYPDIVLQDVRDNMRLDGTVTSPRLTQAIVDAVLHVNAELRDWKLLQIAAGFASLAAVPADRVNRESVNIAHYRRAVYSWAKADLTERYRDFDSTASSLSDKKMMEALDNAPSEQRRNTHWAIADIVGRSHMTVELI
- the gpM gene encoding phage terminase small subunit, with amino-acid sequence MADLSPAQRHKARILAERAAAEAQPGGVTHGSAYEMMLYKLANDRRSLSNIQSMERKIEVKATLLPEYQDWIDGVLSKGQGGQDDVFTALLVWHIDCGEYARAVEMARYALNHKLTLPDQFNRDIPTMLLDEFSAAFLKGKLAGDPILAIEMLTQVQQLTEHCDAPDQARAKLLKANAYAMLAVLDQPGDELLKASQLPQAEVAHALMDRAVTLFPGVGVKQTMDRLRARMIKAVPG
- a CDS encoding phage major capsid protein, P2 family, encoding MKKQTRLAFDKYTARLAQLNDTTSVAQVFGVDPSIQQKLETKMQESSDFLKSVNIIGVTELESEKLGLGISGPIASRTNTDKADRKTRDLSTMDNQRYRCEKTNFDTHIGYAKLDAWAKFPDFQQRIANNILQRQSLDRMVIGFHGTSVAADTDIMKNPMLEDVNIGWLEHYRRQAPQRVLHEGKTAGKVVIGTGGDYANLDATVFDAINLLDPWYQKDSGLVAIVGRALLHDKYFPLVNTKQAPTETLAADIVISQKRIGGLQAVTVPYFPDNAILITRFDNLSIYWQEGGRRRRVVDEAKRDRIENYESSNDAYVIEDYGLGAMVENIQLVA
- a CDS encoding GPO family capsid scaffolding protein, translating into MAKPTSTAPTKSKFFRVAVEGATTDGRVIDRAFIEQMAANFDPQVYGARIWVEHLRSTWADGAFKAYGDVTAVKAEEVELGGVKKLALYAQISPTPELVAMNKARQKIYTSIEINPKFSDTGEAYLVGLAVTDSPASLGTEVLSFATKNPGNLFSAAEETTLEFEDTPTEPEGNKLSDAVKNLLKRFTNKTSSDDARISELVGAVETLATHANLSADEFAEEKTRVDTLEAALKKTNEEFAAFRQKVESTDANPKSRPAATGGDGMAETDF
- a CDS encoding terminase ATPase subunit family protein: MLIKPVQFKPAKRAAARAPGIPTDDPAALRDAARSLYWQGWRISSIAKHLNIKRSTVASWKERDKWHLSTAIDRVEGQIEARMVQLVGKEVKTGSDFKEIDLLTRSLVQMSRKRRYDGGGNEADLNPNLDKRNAGPKKKPTRNEFSEEQQSLLLDAFRDSLFDYQKVWHRNGHERTRIILKSRQIGATWYFAREALADALATGRNQIFLSASKAQAHVFKQYIVQFAKEAAGVELSGDPIVLPNGAHLYFLGTSARTAQGYHGNFYFDEFFWTHNFTELNKVASGMAIQAKWRKTYFSTPSSINHQAYPFWAGKEFSDRLQKAKKAKIDISHLKLSSGFTGEDKIWRQIVTILDAEAGGCNLFDLDHLRDYEYSPDQFDNLLMCNFIDDNQSIFPQAELQRCMVDSWEVWDDVKQFAARPFGYRPVWIGYDPSLSGDSAGCVVLAPPLVAGGKFRVLERHQWRGMDFAAQAESIRQMTLRYQVEYIGIDTTGMGIGVFPIVKQFFPNATAINYSPEVKTRMVLKAKDVISKGRLEFDAGATDLSAAFMTIRKTLTASGRQVTYDAGRTAETGHADLAWACMHALDHEPIEGVSENTQSFMEIYTS